A genomic window from Tenebrio molitor chromosome X, icTenMoli1.1, whole genome shotgun sequence includes:
- the LOC138139770 gene encoding putative leucine-rich repeat-containing protein DDB_G0290503 isoform X2: protein MHHMYPLAKGDPLCPLGFHPQVRWPTRCKRCFRDYKEHGGKRRDEDSSLRRDDTTASTPSLSWNSRDSDSEKRRSWVSSSNLAYDNNSVKSESNYSNPSSWTSTPDLAKLEDDTQAVTTVSIRLPKRKQKPIDTGQRAASDSFTVKTNKTPVFNKNDSLAARAKKLQAIKEASDEKSKRIQIKEVKTISEEPTNHDVKRKPTVAPPVEEHQNSEAEDDAVSLAGTETTDTTLVDAQDYELRDQMESLKKELEVTKSKCERLEREKSDILLRRLAAMETTTSKTTASEVLKLQQKCNEFQQSLEDYRDEKRSLTLRVKELEEDLDQRPTAQAAQKIADELRSKLLAAETLCEELMDENEDIKKELRDMEEQMDEMQDNFREDQAVEYTSLKKELDQTTKNCRILSFKLRKAERKSEQLEQEKNDAEKKLKEISGGQTTLANLEKMKQLEQDLKLANEVSIRLQKELDDANQKLQAEESSKTTKKKAPKLGTIGKFPSADGKVSRESLTRGGSQDDPAQLLRDLQDSMEREADLREQLKFAEEEINKNSSSRGKMSPELHIFQRKSPLVLFESKNKDVKENESNLGKPIRTEPKLFSVSTQTLLYLESSEAETQTVFDNVCVKTCQTDFDIENEKKWPSPPQNFIASIQYHHLTMSKIYQPARLFSPMATLLNAMGRKLSPTNNIRLTPEPPSEKGDVSDDEDPAEIKLQLELSEQEASVLRRKVEDLEAENHRIKTKNKDLQDKLLAKTTTKRTLVGGEKGSTLQNQKLKVLEDETNDLRKKLIEKERDCERLHAELSLNQKRTKSVQKSKSLDLDQQTLDLKRQLQVIEQETNILRNKIQTLETENEKLISENKKLQLLKGTKNLKSDKNLDKYIDQIASLEVEIGERDNKIKELEEKLEKSIKQESLAILKDGKYKKFADRTPKKISHLTSKDQLKTMVNDLESEIGEMIVAIKTSENEKYKLEEDVKNLRHQNQINKAVKELEEMNKKFEEMKTALAEEKEKLSQEKQKYDELNKSLVKTKESLSKSNQEKRKLKEQIEKSKEEYKKIQDDKQHVDDEIAKLKDNLKTAAYRQDELVLQTQKAETLKTDLEIKEKELKNLKRELDSKAKLSDEISEKSNKISELEKKISEGEEKLKKVEKQGKEKIKELEMKIEEEKRRSKLKEGEHTTLTDKWDAERNRFSTQIEELNAKILSLETTIESKKKLIERLEENLKKERESVSKANLKVGELESREINKLKDELSKNKANLADIESKLEVSQKSHKSLEDKLKKSEADIKNEKINFEKKTGELETELQNEKKKLELMKVNHDKQNKNKEMELSSLKSKIKSLELNAGTGTKRLAEIKQFQETIEKLEGNVSKEKQKYDDLTGKYEILEEEHVVTKAKLVMEKETIENQLSNTKSELQELEAELKTLRETYNKQHDEWIKEKLNMQDKINEIEKKSGNGNELEKTRLKASLEEKQSELDQLKKENEVINDQLEYMRKESDELRKKLDDYEKVNKVQRNISADSSAMEKEIRQLKAKLSSIEKSKKLELGEYKMRYDNQITIVNGELQMLQGQVMRFKRERDTYKHMLESAQKTIGDLKNSPKVNRESNSHSVHYDELEESKTKIATLEQQISCMEDELSEARLESSRLKTELVSERSSWEVKLSELHSRVNELEEEKILSSGRTKIVGLRTRMELAWQKEREEQQRLLQETATLARDLRQTLFEVERERDKERLEAKRKQDQFKKSSEEDQDENKKKITELQCDLLELRDAHAKLRTTNEKLRREKERYEKEREEFKMIISGKKRTSQEDDRKLNNLIEQIDYLKQLAPELFFSREKEASYTPTPPRRSRSSKSRESSPAIERRESSLPPEDKQQEVQALMLKLVSTAEDLRRMQKASEDEYERERIRRSMGMRRATSSEHENVSESRYSSKPYVKRRSTDGSLHRKSLSLEHTIAQNDPKIWKNDNDSMSSLQSLDMSSDVERWSTRDTSLDSRLSGGSTQSEFAGEKKKKKGLMGKLKKLTKSRSIDDQDPGTFSPTRSLSSKQNSSSELLDDKGSKKDLRERITGIFKKSGSTSRSSSVERHEVRHDTSSTHRPLMRNGSNGNLSSRASPAFQEPEKTSKTKTKRI from the exons ATGCATCACATGTACCCTCTTGCCAAAGGCGATCCCTTGTGTCCTTTAGGTTTCCATCCTCAAGTTAGATGGCCCACTAGATGCAAAAGATGTTTTAg AGACTACAAAGAACACGGAGGGAAGCGAAGAGATGAAGATTCTTCACTACGCAGAGATGACACAACAGCGTCGACACCAAGTTTATCTTGGAATTCAAG GGATTCTGATAGTGAGAAAAGACGTAGCTGGGTCTCTAGCAGCAATTTAGCATACGACAATAATTCAGTAAAAAGCGAAAGTAATTATAGCAACCCTTCATCTTGGACGTCTACTCCAGATTTAGCAAAATTAGAAGATGACACTCAAGCCGTCACGACAGTCAGTATAAGATTGCCGAAGAGAAAACAAAAACCGATAGATACAGGACAAAGAGCAG CTTCCGACAGTTTTACAGTGAAAACCAACAAGACTCCAGTATTTAACAAAAACGATAGTTTAGCAGCGCGTGCGAAGAAATTACAAGCCATAAAGGAAGCTTCGgatgaaaaaagtaaacgaATCCAAATAAAAGAAGTGAAAACAATCTCAGAGGAACCAACAAATCATGAT GTGAAACGGAAACCGACTGTTGCACCACCAGTCGAAGAACACCAAAATTCGGAAGCAGAAGATGACGCTGTGAGTTTAGCTGGAACGGAAACAACAGATACTACGTTAGTAGACGCCCAAGATTATGAACTGAGAGACCAGATGGAGAGTTTAAAGAAAGAATTGGAGGTGACAAAATCGAAGTGTGAACGGTTGGAAAGAGAAAAGAGTGACATCCTCCTTCGGCGATTGGCAGCAATGGAGACGACCACAAGTAAGACGACTGCGTCTGAAGTTCTCAAATTGCAACAGAAATGCAACGAATTTCAACAATCTCTGGAGGACTATCGAGATGAGAAGAGAAGTTTGACGCTTCGCGTGAAGGAACTGGAAGAAGATTTAGATCAAAGACCTACTGCACAAGCTGCTCAAAAGATTGCAGACGAGCTGAGGTCGAAACTCTTGGCAGCGGAAACTTTATGCGAGGAGTTGATGGACGAGAATGAGGATATCAAAAAGGAGTTGAGAGATATGGAGGAGCAGATGGACGAAATGCAGGACAATTTTAGAGAAGATCAAGCTGTGGAGTACACttcgttaaaaaaagaattggaTCAAACGACCAAAAACTGTAGAATTCTCTCATTCAAATTGCGGAAAGCCGAACGAAAATCGGAACAACTGGAACAAGAGAAGAATGACGCGGAGAAGAAGTTGAAAGAG ATATCGGGAGGCCAAACAACGTTAGCAAATTTGGAGAAGATGAAACAACTTGAACAAGATTTAAAACTGGCAAACGAAGTTTCAATAAGATTGCAGAAGGAGTTAGATGATGCAAATCAGAAACTTCAGGCTGAAGAGTCGTCAAAGACCACCAAAAAGAAAGCGCCAAAATTGGGAACCATCGGCAAGTTTCCTTCCGCAGACGGA AAAGTTTCGCGCGAATCTCTCACCAGAGGTGGTTCTCAAGACGATCCAGCTCAGCTATTAAGAGACCTTCAAGATTCCATGGAAAGAGAGGCTGATTTGAGGGAACAGTTGAAATTTGCCGAAGAAGAG attaataaaaattcatctTCACGTGGTAAAATGTCCCCcgaattacatattttccaaCGCAAATCCCCTTTAGTTTTGTTTGAatctaaaaataaagatgTGAAGGAAAACGAATCAAATTTGGGTAAACCCATTCGAACTGAACCAAAACTTTTTTCAGTATCTACCCAAACCTTACTTTATCTAGAATCGTCGGAAGCTGAAACGCAAACTGTGTTTGATAATGTTTGTGTCAAAACTTGTCAAACAGATTTCGATATCGAAAATGAGAAAAAGTGGCCATCTCCACCACAAAACTTCATAGCCTCTATTCAATACCACCATCtaacaatgtcaaaaatttaccAACCAGCAAGACTATTTTCTCCAATGGCTACGTTATTGAATGCAATGG GTCGTAAATTAAGCCCCACAAATAATATAAGACTGACCCCAGAACCGCCTTCTGAAAAAGGTGACGTATCAGATGATGAAGACCCTGCTGAAATAAAATTGCAGTTAGAATTAAGTGAACAGGAAGCTTCAGTTCTTCGACGTAAAGTTGAAGATTTAGAAGCAGAAAATCATAGAATTAAAACTAAGAACAAAGATCTTCAAGACAAACTCCTTGCTAAAACGACAACAAAACGGACACTTGTAGGTGGAGAAAAGGGCAGCACTTTACAGAATCAAAAATTGAAGGTCTTGGAGGATGAAACAAACGATCTCAGGAAAAAACTCATAGAAAAAGAAAGAGATTGTGAAAGACTTCATGCAGAATTAAGTTTGAATCAGAAACGAACTAAAAGTGTCCAAAAAAGCAA GTCTTTGGATTTGGATCAGCAAACTCTGGATTTGAAACGGCAACTTCAGGTTATCGAACaagaaacaaatattttaagaaaTAAGATCCAAACGCTCGAAACAGAAAATGAAAAGTTAAttagtgaaaataaaaaactgcAACTCCTCAAAGGGACGAAAAATCTTAAATCTGATAAAAACTTGGATAAATATATTGATCAAATCGCTTCTTTAGAAGTTGAAATTGGTGAAAgggataataaaataaaggaattagaagaaaaactggaaaaatcAATCAAACAAGAATCGTTGGCAATTCTAAAA GATGGAAAGTATAAGAAGTTCGCAGATAGAACTCCGAAGAAAATATCACACTTAACGTCAAAAgatcaattaaaaacaatGGTAAACGATTTAGAAAGTGAAATTG gTGAGATGATTGTAGCTATAAAAACGagcgaaaatgaaaaatataagtTAGAAGAAGATGTGAAAAATCTGCGGCatcaaaatcaaataaataaagccGTTAAAGAACTGGAAGAGATGAACAAGAAGTTTGAAGAAATGAAAACTGCATTGgcagaagaaaaagaaaaattgagtcaagaaaaacagaaatatgaCGAACTAAATAAGTCTCTTGTCAAAACTAAAGAATCGTTATCGAAATCTAATCAAGAGAAAAGGAAGCTGAAGGAGCAAATAGAGAAATCAAAAGAAGAATATAAGAAGATACAAGACGATAAACAACACGTGGATGATGAAATCGCTAAATTGAAAGATAATTTAA aaaCTGCAGCTTATAGACAGGATGAGTTGGTTCTTCAAACACAAAAAGCCGAAACATTGAAAACGGATttagaaatcaaagaaaaaGAATTGAAGAACTTGAAGAGAGAGCTCGACAGCAAGGCAAAATTAAGTGATGAG ATATCcgagaaatcaaataaaatatctgagttagaaaagaaaataagCGAGGGTgaggaaaaattgaagaagGTGGAAAAACAGGGAAAAGAGAAGATTAAAGAACTGGAAATGAAA ATCGAAGAAGAGAAAAGAAGGAGCAAATTGAAAGAAGGAGAACACACAACGTTAACTGACAAATGGGATGCAGAACGTAACAGATTTAGTACACAAATTGAAGAATTAAATGCCAAAATTCTGAGTTTGGAAACCACAATAGAAAGTAAAAAGAAGCTCATAGAACGTTTG GAAGAGAACTTGAAGAAAGAACGAGAATCTGTTTCGAAAGCTAATTTAAAAGTTGGAGAACTAGAAAGTcgtgaaattaataaattgaaagaTGAATTGAGTAAAAATAAGGCTAACTTGGCTGACATCGAATCCAAATTAGAGGTATCTCAAAAGAGTCATAAGAGTCTAGAAGATAAACTGAAGAAATCTGAAGCGGATATcaagaatgaaaaaataaatttcgagAAAAAAACGGGAGAATTAGAAACAGAGTTacaa aatgaGAAGAAGAAATTGGAATTAATGAAAGTAAATCACGataagcaaaataaaaataaagaaatggaACTTTCTTCACTGAAGAGTAAAATCAAATCGTTGGAATTAAATGCTGGCACTGGAACCAAAAGACTagcagaaataaaacaattccaaGAAACTATAGAGA AGCTAGAAGGTAATGTGagcaaagaaaaacaaaaatatgatGATTTGACAGGGAAATATGAAATTTTGGAAGAAGAACACGTCGTGACCAAGGCAAAATTAGTCAtggaaaaagaaacaatagaaaA tCAACTTTCAAACACGAAATCTGAATTGCAAGAGTTGGAAGCTGAACTGAAGACATTGAGGGAAACATACAACAAACAACATGATGAATGGATcaaggaaaaattaaacatgcaAGATAAAATTAACGAAATTGAGAAGAAGAGCGGAAACGGCAATGAATTAGAAAAAACCAGACTTAAGGCATCTCTGGAAGAAAAACAATCAGAACTAGATCAgcttaaaaaagaaaatgaagtaATAAATGATCAATTGGAATATATGAGAAAAGAAAGTGATGAGCTCAGGAAAAAACTGGATGATTatgaaaaagtaaataaagtgCAAAGAAACATAAGTGCGGATAGTTCAGCAATGGAGAAAGAAATAAGGCAGCTGAAAGCAAA GTTGAGCTCTATAGAAAAATCGAAGAAATTGGAACTTGGAGAATATAAGATGAGATATGATAATCAAATAACTATAGTAAATGGAGAATTGCAGATGTTACAAGGGCAGGTAATGAGATTTAAACGTGAAAGGGATACATACAAGCACATGTTAGAATCAGCCCAAAAAACTATAGGCGATTTGAAAAACTCTCCAAAAGTAAACAGAGAGAGCAACAGTCATTCTGTACATTACGACGAG CTCGAGGAATCAAAAACGAAAATAGCTACTCTCGAACAGCAAATCAGTTGCATGGAAGATGAACTTTCTGAGGCCCGTTTAGAATCTTCTCGCCTTAAAACCGAATTAGTGTCAGAAAGATCATCTTGGGAAGTAAAGTTGTCCGAATTACATTCTCGCGTGAACGAACTAGAAGAAGAAAAGATACTGAGCAGCGGACGAACTAAAATTGTTGGTCTGAGAACGCGTATGGAGCTTGCATGGCAGAAAGAAAGAGAAGAACAACAAAGGTTACTGCAAGAAACAGCAACATTAGCCAGAGATCTACGACAGACACTTTTCGAAGTCGAACGAGAACGTGATAAAGAACGTTTGGAAGCAAAACGAAAGCAAGATCAATTCAAAAAGTCGTCAGAAGAGGATCAAGacgaaaacaagaaaaaaataactgaATTGCAGTGCGATCTGTTAGAATTAAGGGATGCCCATGCTAAGTTGAGAACCACAAATGAGAAACTAAGACGAGAGAAAGAACGTTACGAGAAAGAACGTGAAGAATTCAAGATGATCATCAGTGGTAAGAAGAGAACAAGCCAAGAAGATGATAGAAAACTGAACAACCTTATTGAACAAATAGACTATTTGAAACAGTTGGCACctgaattatttttctcaaggGAGAAAGAGGCTTCGTATACACCGACACCTCCTCGAAGGAGCAGGAGTTCGAAATCGAGGGAATCTTCACCAGCTATAGAACGACGAGAATCGTCTTTGCCCCCTGAAGACAAACAACAAGAAGTACAGGCGCTCATGTTGAAGCTGGTAAGTACCGCCGAGGATCTTCGCCGAATGCAGAAGGCTTCGGAAGACGAATACGAACGGGAACGAATCAGACGATCGATGGGTATGAGAAGAGCAACTTCATCGGAGCACGAAAATGTCTCAGAATCGAGATACAGTTCTAAACCTTACGTGAAGAGACGAAGTACAGATGGAAGTCTGCACAGGAAGAGTTTATCGCTAGAACACACGATCGCCCAAAATGAcccaaaaatatggaaaaatgaTAATGATAGTATGTCTAGTCTACAGTCTTTAGACATGTCGTCAGATGTAGAAAGATGGTCTACAAGAGATACAAGTTTAGATAGTCGACTTTCCGGCGGTTCCACGCAAAGTGAATTTGCAGGtgagaaaaagaagaagaagggATTGATGGGTAAACTAAAGAAACTCACGAAATCAAGGAGCATCGATGATCAAGATCCTGGAACATTTTCTCCAACCAGATCACTCTCGTCTAAG CAAAATTCTAGTTCTGAGCTTCTCGACGATAAGGGTAGCAAAAAGGACTTGCGGGAAAGAATCACCggcatatttaaaaagagcGGTTCCACGTCGAGGAGCAGCAGTGTGGAAAGACATGAAGTGAGGCACGATACCAGTTCTACGCACAGACCGCTTATGAGAAATGGCAGCAACGGAAATTTATCATCTAGAGCATCTCCAGCA TTTCAGGAACCAGAAAAgacatcaaaaacaaaaactaagagaatttaa